From Microcystis aeruginosa NIES-2549, a single genomic window includes:
- a CDS encoding HlyD family efflux transporter periplasmic adaptor subunit: MTQFNEINQADLNGRKSDQNLPGSNLNSSADWSFATKELLDALPQRWTRGLLYFLIVFVAIALPWGMLSRVDETGSARGRLEPQGGTIKQKLNLTYTSAALNSQTAKVEMLNIEEGDMVKAGDILMELDSLPIRERITQLQIQLQSQNNRLNALKQQKNQLETELRTQERQNQSQQLEKLSQVEQARQTFQSLKTTYNLQEQEKLTQIAQAEQNLAALRRTLNLQREEKLTQVAQAKQQLEDSNTAYNLAELRLQKALREVERYQNLFHNGVIAEVRVVEQENIADERQSIWKQSQADIEQARLRLEEQKSSYERIVNQGKADIEQAELRLIEQKRIYQRIVNQGEADIEQAKLRLAEQENSVQTLTHAGEIALSKIQEQLKSLDSQISSLKSEVTQTKKEIDSLKFELEKRIVRAQEGGTIFSLPITGVGDVVQQGGMIVEIAPQKADILLKAEMATTQSGSLQKGMAVKMKFDAYPFQDYGVVDGSLIKISPTTKMQETSQGRVAIYELEIELNKTCIPSGNDCIPLRPGDTATAEVVVRQRRVIDFILDPFKKLQKGGLEF, encoded by the coding sequence ATGACCCAGTTTAATGAGATTAACCAAGCAGACTTAAATGGTCGTAAAAGCGACCAAAATCTACCAGGAAGTAACCTAAATTCTTCGGCGGATTGGTCTTTTGCCACAAAGGAACTGTTGGATGCGTTACCTCAGCGGTGGACGCGAGGACTGCTCTATTTTTTAATCGTTTTTGTGGCGATCGCTTTGCCCTGGGGAATGTTGTCTCGGGTAGATGAAACGGGTAGTGCTAGGGGACGGTTAGAACCGCAAGGTGGTACAATTAAGCAAAAGCTAAATTTAACCTATACATCTGCGGCTCTTAATTCCCAAACGGCTAAAGTTGAAATGCTAAATATTGAAGAAGGAGACATGGTAAAAGCTGGGGATATTTTAATGGAACTGGACAGTCTCCCTATTCGTGAGCGAATTACCCAACTGCAAATTCAACTACAAAGTCAAAATAATCGGCTGAATGCACTAAAGCAACAAAAAAATCAGCTAGAAACCGAACTGCGTACCCAAGAACGGCAAAATCAGTCCCAACAATTAGAGAAACTATCTCAGGTAGAACAAGCTCGACAAACCTTTCAGTCTCTTAAGACAACATACAATTTGCAAGAACAGGAAAAACTGACTCAAATTGCTCAAGCGGAGCAAAATCTGGCAGCACTCAGAAGAACCTTAAATTTACAAAGAGAAGAGAAACTGACTCAAGTTGCCCAAGCCAAACAACAGTTAGAGGATAGCAACACCGCTTATAATTTAGCAGAATTGCGCTTACAAAAAGCCTTGAGGGAAGTCGAACGTTACCAGAATCTTTTCCATAATGGGGTGATAGCGGAAGTTCGGGTCGTTGAACAGGAAAATATCGCCGATGAAAGACAAAGTATTTGGAAGCAAAGTCAAGCAGATATTGAGCAAGCCAGACTGCGATTAGAAGAGCAGAAAAGCAGTTATGAGAGAATTGTTAATCAAGGGAAGGCGGATATTGAGCAAGCGGAGTTACGATTAATCGAACAAAAGAGGATTTATCAGAGAATTGTTAATCAAGGGGAAGCGGACATTGAGCAAGCGAAGTTGCGTTTAGCCGAGCAAGAGAATAGTGTTCAAACCCTTACTCATGCGGGGGAAATTGCTCTGTCTAAAATTCAAGAACAGCTAAAAAGTTTGGATAGCCAAATCAGTAGTCTTAAATCTGAGGTGACGCAAACAAAGAAAGAAATTGATTCTTTGAAGTTTGAGTTAGAGAAACGGATTGTTAGAGCCCAAGAAGGAGGCACTATTTTTAGTTTGCCGATTACTGGGGTGGGAGATGTGGTACAACAAGGAGGAATGATTGTAGAAATAGCGCCCCAAAAAGCGGATATTTTATTGAAAGCAGAAATGGCCACTACACAAAGTGGTTCATTACAGAAAGGAATGGCGGTTAAGATGAAGTTTGATGCTTATCCTTTTCAGGACTATGGGGTAGTTGATGGAAGTTTAATTAAAATTTCCCCAACCACCAAAATGCAAGAAACATCTCAGGGACGAGTAGCAATTTATGAACTAGAAATTGAGTTAAATAAAACTTGTATTCCTAGTGGAAATGACTGTATTCCATTACGTCCGGGAGATACGGCTACGGCTGAGGTGGTGGTGCGTCAGCGTCGCGTTATTGATTTTATTCTTGACCCATTCAAGAAGTTACAAAAAGGAGGTTTAGAATTTTAG
- a CDS encoding peptidylprolyl isomerase gives MSQSVAITAEDILKQVKLSLQIPDIIESIISRQIITDAATEAGITVDNEELQQAADTLRLLQKLRGVQETFAWLEKHHLSVDDLEEIAYITVISEKLMTHLFAEKVEPYFYENQLDYTGVVMYEVVLDDEDLAMELFYSIQEEEMSFYDVAHQYIQDVELRRQGGYRGILSRKDLKPEISAAVFATTPPEVLKPIVTSKGVHLILVEEILQSELDNKLRCQIVSELFGEWVINQIESVSVVTNLG, from the coding sequence ATGTCACAATCTGTTGCCATTACTGCTGAAGATATTCTGAAACAAGTTAAGCTATCTCTTCAAATTCCCGATATAATCGAGTCTATTATTAGTCGTCAGATTATTACTGATGCAGCTACGGAAGCCGGGATAACTGTGGATAATGAGGAACTTCAGCAAGCGGCGGATACTCTTAGACTTCTTCAGAAACTTCGTGGCGTACAAGAAACTTTTGCTTGGCTAGAGAAACACCATTTGTCTGTTGATGATTTAGAAGAAATTGCCTACATCACCGTTATTTCCGAAAAGTTGATGACTCATCTATTTGCCGAGAAAGTTGAGCCTTACTTTTATGAAAATCAATTAGATTATACTGGGGTAGTGATGTATGAAGTGGTGTTAGACGATGAAGATTTAGCGATGGAATTGTTTTATTCTATTCAGGAAGAGGAAATGAGTTTCTATGATGTAGCTCACCAATATATTCAGGATGTAGAATTGCGTCGCCAAGGAGGATATCGGGGAATATTGTCTCGTAAGGATTTGAAACCAGAGATTTCTGCGGCTGTTTTTGCGACGACACCACCAGAAGTTCTTAAACCGATTGTGACTTCTAAGGGAGTGCATTTGATTTTGGTGGAGGAGATCCTTCAGTCCGAGTTAGATAATAAGTTACGCTGTCAAATTGTTTCAGAGTTGTTTGGCGAGTGGGTTATCAATCAAATTGAGTCAGTGTCAGTTGTCACCAATTTGGGATGA